AATTGTTTCCATTGCCAACAGACCAATTAAAAGCAATTATCGCTACCTATCCAAATGCAGACGATTACGTTTGGGCACAAGAAGAACCAAAAAACATGGGTGCTTACAGTTATATGTTAGTGAATTTTGATTTGGTTCCATGGCGTTTGGCTTCATTGAAAAATTACTCGGCTCCAGCTTCTGGAAGTCACACTAGAGATAGAAGACGTCATGCCGATGCCATTAGAATGGTTTTTGACAAAAATTTATTTAGATAATATTAGACAACAATAAAATTACAAACGATGATTTTAGAAATGAAAGTCCCTTCACCGGGGGAATCAATCAAAGAAGTAGAAATTGCCACTTGGTTAGTAAAAGATGGCGATTATGTAGAAAAAGACCAAGCAATTGCTGAAGTAGATTCAGACAAAGCCACCTTAGAATTACCAGCAGAAGCAAGCGGTGTAATTACACTTAAAGCTGAAGAGGGTGATGCCGTAGCGGTAGGTGCCGTAGTTTGTTTGATTGATACTGCTGCAGCAAAACCATCTGGCTCAGCTCCGGCTCCAGTAGCAGAAGCGCCAAAAGTAGAAGAGAAAAAAGTAGAAGAGAAAAAAGTTGAAGCGCCAAAAGCGGCTCCAGCACCAGTAGCAACTTATGCAGCGCAAGCACCTTCGCCAGCGGCAAGAAAAATATTAGACGAAAAAAACATCCAGCCTTCTGACATCGTTGGAACAGGTAAAGATGGTCGTATTACTAAAGAAGATGCTGTAAATGCAGTACCTTCTATGGGAACTCCAACAGGAGGAAGTCGTGGTACTGAACGAATTAAATTGTCGATGTTGCGTCGTAAAGTAGCAGAACGTTTAGTAGCAGCTAAAAACGATACAGCTATGTTGACTACTTTCAACGAAGTGAACATGACTCCAATTAACAACTTGCGTAACGAATACAAAGATGCGTTCAAAGCTAAACACGCAGGTGTTGGTTTAGGCTATATGTCTTTCTTTACAAAAGCAGTGACAAGAGCCTTGCAATTGTATCCTGATGTTAACTCTATGATGGATGGAGATTACAAAGTAGCTTACGATTTTTGTGATATTTCAATCGCGGTTTCTGGTCCAAAAGGATTAATGGTGCCCGTAGTTCGTAATGCTGAAAACTTGACTTTCCGTGGAGTAGAAGCTGAAATCAAACGTTTGGCTATCAAAGCGCGTGACGGACAAATTACAGTTGACGATATGACCGGAGGAACATTTACTATTACAAATGGAGGTGTTTTTGGAAGTATGTTGTCTACACCAATTATCAACCCACCACAATCAGGAATTTTAGGAATGCACAACATTATTGAGCGTCCAATTGCAGTTAATGGGAAAGTAGAAATTCACCCAATGATGTATGTGGCTCTTTCGTATGACCACAGAATTATCGACGGTCGTGAGTCTGTTGGATTCTTGGTAGCGGTTAAAGAAGCCCTTGAAAATCCAGTTGAATTGCTTTGCGATAACAATCCTAAAAAAGCATTCGAATTGTAGAATTGTCATTCTGAACTTGTTTCAGAATCTAACATATTAAATCCCAAACTCCACCAAGAGTTTGGGATTTTTTTGTTTATTTGCTTTTCCTAAAAAGTACCATTATGTCATCCAATAAAAAGTCGGCCGCTATCGGATTTATTTTCATTACCATGTTAATTGATATTACGGGTTGGGGAATTATTATTCCGGTGATCCCAAAATTGATTAAAGAATTAATTCATGGCGACATCAGCGAAGCTGCTAAATATGGCGGATGGTTGACCTTTGCGTATGCCATCACTCAATTTTTATTTGCTCCCTTAGTGGGG
This sequence is a window from Flavobacterium ammoniigenes. Protein-coding genes within it:
- the odhB gene encoding 2-oxoglutarate dehydrogenase complex dihydrolipoyllysine-residue succinyltransferase produces the protein MILEMKVPSPGESIKEVEIATWLVKDGDYVEKDQAIAEVDSDKATLELPAEASGVITLKAEEGDAVAVGAVVCLIDTAAAKPSGSAPAPVAEAPKVEEKKVEEKKVEAPKAAPAPVATYAAQAPSPAARKILDEKNIQPSDIVGTGKDGRITKEDAVNAVPSMGTPTGGSRGTERIKLSMLRRKVAERLVAAKNDTAMLTTFNEVNMTPINNLRNEYKDAFKAKHAGVGLGYMSFFTKAVTRALQLYPDVNSMMDGDYKVAYDFCDISIAVSGPKGLMVPVVRNAENLTFRGVEAEIKRLAIKARDGQITVDDMTGGTFTITNGGVFGSMLSTPIINPPQSGILGMHNIIERPIAVNGKVEIHPMMYVALSYDHRIIDGRESVGFLVAVKEALENPVELLCDNNPKKAFEL